The nucleotide window AAAGCGAGCATCTTGAGAGTCGTCAGTGTCAGCAGCAGCGGCGCCAGCGCATCCGGATTTTCGATGCAGCCGGCGAGATTCGAATTGCCGTCGATTTTTTGCAGGAACTCCTGCTCTTCCGATTTCAGGTTGAAGAAATTGATGTAGCGGAAGTAGGAGGGGAGGAACGACGGGAAATGGTTCGCATAGTTGGCGCAGATTGCCTGTCCGCTATGTCCCGGATGCATGTGGTAGCCACCATAGAAGATGCGGGGGAGGTTAATTGAAATGATTTGCATGTCGTCCGGCAGCGACATCGGATCGAGCTCGACTGCAAAAGCGGGAAAACCGAAGGCCGAGACCAGCTCACTGCCGAGATAGGAGAGTTTTTCCTGCATCAGGTCGGGATAATCGAGACAGCCGATCTGGACCAGAAGGTCATGGCGAAAACCGCTCTGCGATTTGTAAAAGTCATACTCCTGCCGGTTGATCAACCCCTTGTTCAGTAGAAAGGCACCGAAATCGTCATAATTGATCCCCTGGCGTAATGATATCGGGGTGCCGTTGACGAAGCTCAAGACCTGTTGACGCTTATTGATGTTAAAGCGCATGATGCCGGAAAAGCGGTTGAGAAAGGCATATTGCAGGTGCTTGTCGAAAGTCGTTCCGTCGGTCGACTGGGTCGGTGCGGCGGCGAGATTGGACTGAACAGCCTCAATCAGGTCGGTCGCCCGGAACGGTTTTTCCAGATAGGTCTTGACCCCCAGCTGGCGGGCTGCTTCGGCATTCTTTTCGCCGCGATAAATACCGGTCATAACGATCACCGGCAGAAACTTTGTTTTTTCGCTGAGTCGTATCTTTTTAAGAAGTTCGACACCGTGCAGACGCGGCATCTTGAGATCAAGCAGAAGCAGGTCGGGTGGTTCCTTGACGATAGCGCCGAGCGCTTCGGCGCCATCCCGGGCCCGGACCACCTCGTAGCCGTTCTTCTGCAGCAGCTGTTCGAGTGGTGCCGCGACACTGTCGTTATCTTCGGCTATGAGAATTGTTTGTCCCATATTCATCGGGCTGGCGGAAAAGTTGTTGTCCCTTATGGCTCTGCTTTAAAGTCGCGTTGGCAAAGGGCAAAAACCGATTGATGGTTACCTGCGTCGGCCTTCGTTAATTTGTGCGCCTCGGTTTTCGTTTGCGATACGGTGTCAGCCAGCTGTTCTTCCCCCGCTAAGGTTTTCGTAATTGATACTTCCTGACTGCCTTGTTGTGCTCTTTTAGCGTATGCGAGAAGGTGTGGGTTCCATCACCCTTGGCAACAAAATAAAGGTACTTGACGTCGGCCGGAAAAGCCACCGCTTTTAAAGCGGCTTCTCCGGGGCTGGCAATCGGCCCCGGCGGCAGACCGGTCATGGTGTAGGTATTGTACGGAGTCGGCATGCGCAGGTGTGCCCGGGTAATATTGCCGTCAAAATCATCGCCCAGGCCATAGATCACAGTCGGGTCGGCCTGCAACGGTATCCGGCCTTTCAGCCGGTTGTGAAAGACGGCGGCAATCAGCGGCATCTCATCATTGTTTCCTGCCTCCTTCTGGACGATTGATGCCAGGGTGACCAGCTGGTGGATGTCCAGACCGCGGGCTGCGGCAGCGGAGAGGATTTCTTCGGAAAGGCGGCTTCGGAACTGATCAACCATCGATTTGATCAACGGCTTAAGTTTTGTCCCCGAGATATAGGTATAAGTCTCCGGGAAAAGATAGCCTTCGAGGCTGGGCTCCTCGATCTCGAGATCGCGGAGAAATACCGGATCGGCCGCCAGATCAAGCAGATTGTCTTCCGTTACGATTTTGCTCGTCTCGATCCGGGCGTTGATCTCTCGAAGATTAAATCCCTCCGGTATTGTCAGCCGGTATCGCCGGACATCGCCAGCCACAAGACGGTCGATAACATCTCCCGGACGGGCCGCGGTGCGAAAGTCGTATTCACCAGCTCTGATACTGGCGGCATCTCCGCGCAGCCGACCGAGCAGGCGGAAATAGGAGGGGTTGGCAATAACCCCTTCGCGGTAGAGCTGATACGATACGGATGAAAACGAGGCGCCGGGCTTGACCATGATTGTGATCGGTTTTTGCGGGGCGATGGACTGATTCAGAAAGGCGAGAAAAACGCCGCCGTAAGATGCCGCAACTGAAAAGAAGAGGAGCAGGGCAACGAGAATGATTTTTTTCTTGATTGTCATCGCTTCAGGCCTTGAATTTGTTTTCCGTTCCGCTGAAAAGGCGGCCGATGTTTTCGTGATGGCGCCAGATGACCATGACGCTGATAAACAGGGAGGCTGCCAGCAGGGGCATCGATCCTTCGAAGGTGTAAATCAGAATCGGCACCAGGGCCGCGGCTCCGACCGAGCCGAGGGAGACATAGCGCCAGGTCCAGACCAGGCCGATGAATACGACGGCGGCGACGGCGACCGAAAGCGGTGACAAAACCAGATATATGCCGAGAGCCGTGGCCACTCCCTTTCCCCCCTTGAACCCGAGATAGACCGGATAGAGGTGTCCGAGGAAGGTCGCGCAGGCAACCAATGCCGTCTGTTCCGGTGGCATCGTCGCAACATGAATGGCGTAAGCGACCGGCAGGACGCCCTTGATGATATCGCCGATCAGGGTCAGCACGCCGAGTTTGCGTCCTGCTGTCCGGTAAACATTGGTGGCGCCGATATTGCCGCTACCGGAGTTGCGGACATCGCCGGCTCCGGTCAGCCGGGTCAGGACAACGCCGCACGGAATCGCACCGATCAGGTAGCTGGCGAAAAGGGTGACGAATAGAGTGATTTCCATAGGTTAATATCCGCCTGTTACGAAAATTCCATCAGGCGGATATTAACATACCGAATCGACAGATGACATGAAGAATTTTTCGCGGGGGTTGAACCGCTCAGTTGGTACATAGCGATTTGTTGCCGTCTCCCCTGGCGGACGGGACCAGGTGTGGAAGAACTCCCTTGTCGGGGTGATAGGCCATCGTTCTGTAAGCCAGAGAAGGCCAGAATGCGGTGGCGACTGCATCACGCAGAAGTTCTTCATTGCCTTCGACATTTGGCCTGAGATGCCCGTTGCTGTAATTAAAAACAGTGCCAGGCTTGTCCGGCTGCAGAACCGCGACCTGATTATTGCGCATCAAAGCATGGATTGTACCGTACTGCAGGATGGCGCGGCCGCTGTAGTTAGCGGGCGGATCCAGAAGGCTGATCCCCGGCATCGGGTCATTTACTTCAACCCCCATCAGCGACAGAACTGTCGGGCCGAGGTCGACCTGGCTGGCAAGTATTGATATCTTTTGTGCTGCAATGGACCCGCCAAGAATCAAACCGGGGATATGGAAATGTTCGACCGGCACCAGGTCGGGCCCGGGGAGAACGTCATCGTGGTCAGCGACCACGAGAAAGATCGTGTTCTCCCAGTAAGGTGAACTGCGGGCCTTGTCGAAGAATTGGCCAAGGGCGTAATCGGCATAGCGGACAGCATTGGCGATTTTGGCTTTCTCGCCGTCGATCGGCTTGATGCGGCCGGCCGGGTATTCATGGGGCGGGTGGTTGGAAGAAGTGAAGACCAGGGCAAAAAGCGGCTTGTCAGCCGCTGTGAGTTCGGCATCGGCCCGATTGAACAAATCTTCGTCGGAAACGCCCCAGGTGCCGCGGAAGACCGGGTTTTTGTAATCTTTTTGATCGATAACCCGATTGAATCCGTTGTTCAGGAAAAAACCGCGCATGTTATCAAATTGACTTTCGCCGCCGTAGATGAATTCTGTGTCGTAGCCCTGCTTCCGAAACAGTTCGGGCAGAGTGAAAAAATTGTTCTGTGACAACCCCAGCTTGACGACACTCCGGCCGGGGGTTGGCAAAAAACCGGTGACAACGGCCTCGATGCCCCGGACCGACCGGGTTCCGGTCGCATAAAGGTTGTCGAACCAGATCCCTTGACGGGAGAGCTTCTCCAGCTCCGGGGTGTAAGGCTCGCCGCCCAGAGAAGCGACGTACTGCGCGCCGAGGCTCTCTTCGAGAATGATGACCAGGTTCATCGGGCGGGTGCAGGTCCGCTCAGGTTGACTGCGATGCATGGTCGGCGCTGTCGGGTCGGTGAATGCCGCATCCGGAAGCCGCATCATCTGGTGCATCCGGCTGTTGATTTCATCGGTCGACATCCTGGCAATATAGGTCTCGCCGGCATCCCCTTCATGGCGCAGGCTGTACAAGGCATAGAGGACGGAATAGGCCGAGCTGACCGCCAGATCATTGACCAGATGATCGCTTGAAAAGGCGGCGGTCCCGGGATTGGCCGGTCGGTGGTCGAGACTGCCGCGGGCACCGATGGCGACGACAACAATGACAATTGGCAGGAGAATAATCCGTTTTTTCCAGCCCCAGGGGCGTACGGCGGCAGTTGTGGTCCGAAGCAACCTGTAGAAGAGGAAGCTTCCCAGTGTGACCGCAAGGAGGCTGAGCATGATCTGGAACTTGTAATCGGCCCACAGCGTCAAGCCGACTTCCCTCGGGTTGTCGAGGTATTCAATAAACAGGCGGTTGGGGCGAACGTCGTAGTAGTTGATGAATGAAGGCGTCGCGCATTCCATGTAAATAAACAGACCGAACCAAACCACCATCCAGACGGTCTGGAATCGTGACCACAGCCGGCCATAGCGGGATGCCGGAACCAGGAGAGTTCCGAGAAGAAGCGGTAAAGTGACGTATCCGACAATCTGCAGGTCCATGCGGACACCGTTCAGCATGACCCGGGAAAATCCATCGACAGCAGCTACCCGCTGCCATTGCCAGAGAGCCATGACCAGACGCGACACGCTCAGAAGGGCGAGACTGCTGCAAAAAAAGAGAAGAACCGGTAACAACGCCCCCGGATTTTTCCCGGTTTCCTTGACGAGATTCATGGTTATCATCACCTTATATGGATACTATGATGTGCGCTTTTAAGTATAGGCACTGTTTGCAATAAATCAATCGCGACCAAGTTGATTGTAATTATCGGAATGGCAGGTTGTTTGCCTTCCCTGAGATTATCAATTAAAGTGCTGTTAAATCAGATAAAGTGAGGATGAGTTGAAATGACAGGGAAATGGAAAAACAAAGGGTTGCGCCGATTGCTTCTGGCCACGACCTATTCCTATGCCGGTCTGCGTGCCGCCTGGAAACATGAAGCGGCGTTTCGGCAGGAGGTTCTGGCATTTTGCGTGGCGGCGCCCTTAGGCTTCTGGCTGGGTCAATCGGGAGTCGAAAAAGCGCTGCTGATTGGCAGCCTTCTTCTGGTTCTGATCGTTGAAATGCTGAACTCAGCCATGGAGTCGGTGGTTGATCGGCATGGACCGGAGTTTCACGAACTGGCCGGGCGTGCCAAGGATATGGGCTCAGCCGCGGTGTTGATTGCTTTGGTCAATGCAGCTGTCATCTGGGCTCTGGTCTTGCTTGCCTGATTTATGCGACCCGTTCAGCCGAGCAGCTCCTGCATGATCTCCAGAGCTGCCAGCCGGCCGTCGGCCGCAGCGGTCACCACCAGGTCGGCGCCGCGCTGACAGTCACCACCGGCGAAGACCTTCGGGTGCGAGGTGCGACAGCTCTTCGGGTCGATGACAATCTCACCCCAGTCGCCAAGTTTGACGCCGCTGTCCGCGACAAACGGCAGGCCCTCCATGTCAAAGCCGAGAGCCATGATCACAACATCGGCCGGAACGCAATGCTCGCTGCCGGCGATTTCGGAGACTTTTCGGCGGCCGTCATCGTCCGGTGCGCCGAGTTCGGTGCGCAACGCATCGACGCCGACAACATGATTGTTCGCGTCAATATCGATTTTTACCGGTGTCTCCTGGAACATGAAGACAACTCCCTCTTCGACCGCATTGAGGTATTCCTTACGGCTGCCCGGCATGTTCCCCTCGTCGCGTCGGTAGAGGCAGGTGACGCTTTCGGCCCCCTCGCGGACGGCCGTACGGACACAGTCCATTGCGGTGTCGCCGCCGCCGACAACGATAACCCGTTTGCCGAGTACGCTGAACCGCTCCATCCATGACTGGCCATACAGCCGGCGTTGGACGTTGGTCAGAAAATCCATTGCCAGGTAGACCTGTTCATGATCTTCGCCGGGGATATTTGATCGTTTGCCATTGGTCGCACCGACCCCGAGGAAAATCGCGTCATAATCTTTGAGCAATTTGTCCATTTCGACGTCATGCCCGATTTCG belongs to Desulfuromonas sp. and includes:
- a CDS encoding endolytic transglycosylase MltG, with product MTIKKKIILVALLLFFSVAASYGGVFLAFLNQSIAPQKPITIMVKPGASFSSVSYQLYREGVIANPSYFRLLGRLRGDAASIRAGEYDFRTAARPGDVIDRLVAGDVRRYRLTIPEGFNLREINARIETSKIVTEDNLLDLAADPVFLRDLEIEEPSLEGYLFPETYTYISGTKLKPLIKSMVDQFRSRLSEEILSAAAARGLDIHQLVTLASIVQKEAGNNDEMPLIAAVFHNRLKGRIPLQADPTVIYGLGDDFDGNITRAHLRMPTPYNTYTMTGLPPGPIASPGEAALKAVAFPADVKYLYFVAKGDGTHTFSHTLKEHNKAVRKYQLRKP
- a CDS encoding diacylglycerol kinase → MTGKWKNKGLRRLLLATTYSYAGLRAAWKHEAAFRQEVLAFCVAAPLGFWLGQSGVEKALLIGSLLLVLIVEMLNSAMESVVDRHGPEFHELAGRAKDMGSAAVLIALVNAAVIWALVLLA
- a CDS encoding glutamate synthase small subunit, with the protein product MQGFIDTHRLDPDKEDVSKRLRHFEEIYRFYTSRIVARQSERCVQCGDPFCTTIGCPLNNAIPQWLEAIAERDLEKAFLLSNETSPFPEILGRVCPHNRLCEGACTLDDGYGAITIGPIEASISDLAFKAGLRLPFPGVTGKKKVAVVGSGPAGMSCAHFLLRAGIKVDMYERAELPGGLLTYGIPGFKLEKETIRRRFAILRDAGMSLNLGVEIGHDVEMDKLLKDYDAIFLGVGATNGKRSNIPGEDHEQVYLAMDFLTNVQRRLYGQSWMERFSVLGKRVIVVGGGDTAMDCVRTAVREGAESVTCLYRRDEGNMPGSRKEYLNAVEEGVVFMFQETPVKIDIDANNHVVGVDALRTELGAPDDDGRRKVSEIAGSEHCVPADVVIMALGFDMEGLPFVADSGVKLGDWGEIVIDPKSCRTSHPKVFAGGDCQRGADLVVTAAADGRLAALEIMQELLG
- a CDS encoding sulfatase; translated protein: MITMNLVKETGKNPGALLPVLLFFCSSLALLSVSRLVMALWQWQRVAAVDGFSRVMLNGVRMDLQIVGYVTLPLLLGTLLVPASRYGRLWSRFQTVWMVVWFGLFIYMECATPSFINYYDVRPNRLFIEYLDNPREVGLTLWADYKFQIMLSLLAVTLGSFLFYRLLRTTTAAVRPWGWKKRIILLPIVIVVVAIGARGSLDHRPANPGTAAFSSDHLVNDLAVSSAYSVLYALYSLRHEGDAGETYIARMSTDEINSRMHQMMRLPDAAFTDPTAPTMHRSQPERTCTRPMNLVIILEESLGAQYVASLGGEPYTPELEKLSRQGIWFDNLYATGTRSVRGIEAVVTGFLPTPGRSVVKLGLSQNNFFTLPELFRKQGYDTEFIYGGESQFDNMRGFFLNNGFNRVIDQKDYKNPVFRGTWGVSDEDLFNRADAELTAADKPLFALVFTSSNHPPHEYPAGRIKPIDGEKAKIANAVRYADYALGQFFDKARSSPYWENTIFLVVADHDDVLPGPDLVPVEHFHIPGLILGGSIAAQKISILASQVDLGPTVLSLMGVEVNDPMPGISLLDPPANYSGRAILQYGTIHALMRNNQVAVLQPDKPGTVFNYSNGHLRPNVEGNEELLRDAVATAFWPSLAYRTMAYHPDKGVLPHLVPSARGDGNKSLCTN
- a CDS encoding acyl-phosphate glycerol 3-phosphate acyltransferase produces the protein MEITLFVTLFASYLIGAIPCGVVLTRLTGAGDVRNSGSGNIGATNVYRTAGRKLGVLTLIGDIIKGVLPVAYAIHVATMPPEQTALVACATFLGHLYPVYLGFKGGKGVATALGIYLVLSPLSVAVAAVVFIGLVWTWRYVSLGSVGAAALVPILIYTFEGSMPLLAASLFISVMVIWRHHENIGRLFSGTENKFKA